A genome region from Arachidicoccus soli includes the following:
- a CDS encoding GNAT family N-acetyltransferase encodes MQFDFLKDYILEDERVLLRPFASDDIANLRQLSLTEEPALWKYSQLSASGEENLKNYVTAILDNRANKTQYAFIIFDKLKQEFAGSTRFYNIDLAFDNLFLGYTFYGSKFQGTGLNKHAKFLLFQFAFEEIGVERIEMRAHRLNERSIAAMKSIGCTVEGVLRKNVPATDGGRRDSVVLSILKEEWLNGGREMLQKKLQ; translated from the coding sequence ATGCAATTCGATTTTTTGAAAGATTATATTTTGGAAGACGAACGCGTATTGCTGCGCCCTTTTGCCTCGGATGATATAGCCAATTTAAGGCAGTTGTCCTTGACGGAAGAACCGGCACTCTGGAAATATTCTCAATTAAGTGCTTCAGGAGAAGAGAATTTGAAAAACTATGTTACCGCTATTTTAGATAATAGAGCGAATAAAACGCAATACGCATTTATTATTTTCGATAAATTGAAGCAGGAATTTGCAGGAAGTACACGTTTTTATAATATTGACCTAGCCTTTGATAACTTGTTTCTTGGTTACACATTCTATGGCTCTAAATTTCAAGGTACCGGCTTAAACAAACACGCCAAATTTTTATTATTTCAATTTGCTTTTGAAGAAATAGGCGTAGAACGTATTGAAATGAGAGCACATCGTTTAAATGAAAGAAGTATTGCAGCGATGAAAAGTATCGGTTGTACGGTAGAAGGGGTTTTACGGAAAAATGTTCCTGCCACTGATGGTGGCAGAAGGGATAGCGTGGTTTTAAGTATTTTAAAGGAAGAATGGCTGAATGGTGGCAGAGAAATGCTGCAAAAAAAATTACAATAA
- the trpD gene encoding anthranilate phosphoribosyltransferase: MKKILQYLFDYKTLSRERAKEILINISKGMYNDSEITSFVTVFLMRNITIEELQGFSEALLELCVKVDFSGYELIDIVGTGGDGKNTFNISTLSCFIVAGAGQKVAKHGNYGASSVSGSSNVMEQLGYHFKADEAQLKRELDEANICFLHAPAFHPALKTVAPIRKNLGLRTFFNMLGPLVNPAKPSFQLLGVYNLEMARLYNYLLQQQKKSFTIVHSLDGYDEISLTGDAKIITNNGERIVTPEELGKRQVEASAIFGGTSLEEAAKMFKTIIKGEGTWAQNAVVMANAAMALQCTGKYKTYNEAFEAAVESLESGKAFKCLQKLIGLN, translated from the coding sequence ATGAAAAAAATATTACAATACTTATTTGATTATAAAACATTATCAAGAGAAAGGGCCAAAGAAATCCTGATAAATATTTCTAAAGGCATGTATAATGATTCGGAGATTACTTCTTTTGTAACAGTATTTCTAATGCGCAATATTACCATTGAAGAGTTGCAGGGTTTTAGTGAAGCACTTTTAGAATTATGTGTAAAAGTCGATTTCTCCGGGTACGAATTGATAGATATTGTTGGCACAGGAGGCGATGGGAAGAATACTTTTAATATCTCAACTTTATCATGTTTTATTGTAGCAGGAGCCGGGCAGAAAGTTGCAAAGCACGGTAACTATGGCGCATCTTCAGTCAGCGGTTCCTCCAATGTAATGGAACAGTTAGGTTATCATTTTAAAGCTGATGAAGCACAATTAAAAAGAGAGTTAGATGAAGCGAATATCTGTTTTTTGCATGCACCGGCATTTCATCCGGCATTAAAAACAGTAGCACCCATACGTAAGAATTTAGGATTGCGTACATTTTTCAATATGCTTGGGCCGCTGGTAAATCCTGCTAAACCTTCATTTCAGCTCTTGGGGGTGTATAATTTAGAAATGGCGAGATTATATAATTATTTATTGCAACAACAAAAAAAATCTTTCACCATCGTTCATAGCCTTGATGGTTATGATGAGATTTCATTAACGGGTGATGCAAAAATTATTACCAACAATGGAGAAAGAATAGTCACACCAGAAGAACTAGGGAAAAGACAGGTAGAAGCCTCTGCAATTTTTGGAGGTACAAGTTTGGAAGAGGCTGCCAAAATGTTTAAAACAATTATAAAAGGTGAAGGAACCTGGGCACAAAATGCAGTTGTAATGGCAAATGCGGCAATGGCACTGCAATGCACAGGAAAGTATAAAACCTATAATGAGGCTTTTGAAGCCGCAGTGGAAAGTTTGGAAAGTGGAAAGGCATTTAAGTGTTTACAAAAATTAATTGGACTTAATTGA
- the trpC gene encoding indole-3-glycerol phosphate synthase TrpC: MKNILDKIIEHKKIEIARCRQERTATELMQSHGFERNTLSLKSSLLDISKTGIIAEFKRRSPSKGIINASADVAKVTSVYTQYGASCLSVLTDEQFFGGSLEDLKIARQHAIPILRKDFMIDEYQILEARAFGADVILLIAACLSPRRVKELAAYAKKLSLEVLLEVHGEDELAHVCDEIDLVGVNNRNLKTFEVDIENSIRLLNILPKNKLAIAESGIDNVKVVKQLRTAGFSGFLIGENFMKNENPGEAFKNYVQQLKQVENEN, from the coding sequence ATGAAGAATATTCTAGATAAGATAATTGAACATAAAAAGATTGAAATAGCAAGGTGTAGACAGGAACGAACTGCGACAGAATTGATGCAGAGTCATGGTTTTGAGCGTAATACACTTTCTTTGAAAAGTAGTTTACTTGACATATCAAAAACCGGAATCATCGCAGAATTTAAAAGGCGATCACCCTCAAAAGGTATCATTAATGCAAGCGCCGATGTTGCAAAGGTTACAAGTGTTTATACGCAATATGGCGCGAGTTGTCTATCCGTATTGACCGATGAACAATTCTTTGGTGGTAGTTTAGAAGATTTAAAAATTGCGAGACAACATGCTATTCCTATTCTACGTAAAGACTTTATGATTGATGAATATCAAATATTAGAAGCGAGGGCTTTTGGTGCTGATGTCATTTTGCTGATTGCGGCTTGTTTATCGCCACGACGCGTGAAAGAACTAGCCGCTTATGCTAAGAAATTATCATTAGAGGTCTTGCTGGAAGTTCATGGAGAAGATGAATTAGCGCATGTTTGTGATGAAATAGATTTGGTAGGTGTAAACAACCGGAATCTGAAGACTTTTGAAGTAGATATTGAAAACTCCATTCGCTTATTAAATATTTTACCTAAAAACAAATTAGCTATTGCCGAGAGTGGTATTGATAATGTAAAGGTGGTGAAACAATTGCGAACTGCCGGCTTTAGTGGATTTTTAATTGGTGAGAATTTCATGAAAAACGAGAACCCGGGCGAGGCATTTAAAAATTATGTGCAACAATTAAAGCAAGTGGAAAATGAAAATTAA
- a CDS encoding GNAT family N-acetyltransferase: MGEPVKIAAAEKKDLKEILSLQKDCYLSEAAIYDDYSILPLKQTIESIVEEYEGGTIFLKGLIDEKIVASVRATIKDETVLIGRLIVDRNFQNRKIEQTMMTTIENQLNNCLRYELFTGHLSEKNISLYKKLGYQEFQRKKISANLVLVFMQKNKVY, translated from the coding sequence ATGGGAGAACCAGTAAAAATAGCAGCAGCAGAGAAGAAGGACTTGAAGGAAATACTATCACTTCAAAAGGATTGCTATCTGTCAGAAGCCGCTATATACGATGATTACAGTATTCTACCGCTTAAGCAGACCATTGAATCTATCGTCGAGGAATATGAAGGTGGGACAATTTTTCTAAAAGGATTAATAGATGAAAAAATAGTGGCTTCTGTAAGAGCAACAATAAAGGATGAAACGGTATTAATCGGGAGGTTGATTGTAGATAGAAATTTTCAGAATAGAAAAATAGAGCAAACGATGATGACCACAATTGAGAATCAGCTGAATAATTGTTTGCGTTATGAATTGTTTACAGGGCATTTAAGTGAGAAAAACATTTCTTTATATAAAAAATTAGGTTATCAGGAATTTCAAAGAAAAAAGATAAGCGCCAATTTAGTTTTAGTTTTTATGCAAAAGAATAAAGTGTATTAA
- a CDS encoding GNAT family N-acetyltransferase codes for MKEIKLVQATEDDYERMYKIKEDSIKPYVEKVWGWDEDFQIEFLRKNTPFEEVEFILFNGETIGFLQLKETIKGIFIQSLFIIKAFQQKGIGTYLLKRIINNGKLLSLEVLKNNKIAFDLYKKMGFVVLKEDDLKYYLIRENQ; via the coding sequence ATGAAAGAAATAAAGCTCGTTCAGGCAACTGAAGATGATTATGAACGAATGTATAAGATAAAAGAAGATTCCATAAAACCATATGTGGAGAAAGTATGGGGATGGGATGAGGACTTCCAAATAGAATTTTTAAGAAAAAATACTCCTTTTGAGGAAGTGGAGTTTATTTTATTTAATGGAGAAACTATTGGTTTTTTGCAATTAAAAGAAACAATCAAAGGTATATTTATTCAAAGTCTTTTTATCATTAAAGCCTTCCAGCAAAAAGGAATCGGGACTTACTTGTTGAAGAGAATTATTAATAATGGTAAACTCCTTTCATTGGAAGTTTTGAAAAATAACAAAATTGCATTTGACTTGTATAAAAAAATGGGGTTTGTAGTTCTAAAAGAAGATGATTTAAAATATTACCTGATAAGAGAAAATCAATAA
- the trpA gene encoding tryptophan synthase subunit alpha produces the protein MSRIEELFNKKNKGVLNVYCTAGFPKLDSTITVMKALQKNGADLIELGMPYSDPLADGEVIQNSGSVALGNGMTIETLFMQLENCRKDIQIPIILMGYMNPVLQYGFEKFCADAARLGIDGLILPDLPQHEFESEYGSIIQKYGLDFIFLITPETSEERIKKLDALSSGFLYAVSSSSTTGNEKDFSLVENYLQRLQNLSLKNPILVGFGVKDRITFQSVCKNANGAIIGSAYIKALNNGEDIETATSKFLQSVL, from the coding sequence ATGAGCCGCATAGAAGAATTATTTAATAAAAAGAATAAGGGAGTGCTGAATGTCTATTGTACAGCAGGTTTCCCAAAATTGGATAGTACGATTACCGTAATGAAAGCCTTGCAAAAAAATGGCGCAGATTTAATCGAGTTGGGCATGCCTTACAGCGACCCATTAGCGGACGGAGAAGTGATTCAAAATAGCGGAAGTGTTGCTTTAGGAAATGGAATGACCATTGAAACGCTCTTCATGCAATTAGAAAATTGTAGAAAAGATATTCAGATCCCTATCATCTTAATGGGCTATATGAATCCCGTATTGCAATATGGTTTTGAGAAATTCTGTGCAGATGCCGCAAGATTGGGCATTGATGGATTAATCTTACCCGATTTACCCCAGCACGAGTTTGAATCCGAATATGGTAGCATTATTCAGAAGTACGGACTAGATTTCATTTTCTTAATAACGCCCGAAACATCTGAAGAACGCATAAAAAAATTAGATGCATTAAGCTCCGGATTTTTATATGCCGTATCCTCTTCTTCAACTACAGGCAATGAAAAGGATTTTTCTTTAGTAGAAAATTACTTGCAACGTTTGCAAAACCTTAGCTTAAAGAATCCGATATTGGTAGGTTTTGGTGTAAAAGACAGAATAACCTTCCAATCGGTTTGCAAAAACGCTAATGGCGCAATTATTGGTAGCGCATATATAAAAGCATTGAATAACGGCGAAGATATTGAAACTGCAACTTCAAAATTTCTACAATCTGTCTTATAG
- a CDS encoding phosphoribosylanthranilate isomerase codes for MKIKVCGMTQLAQIEALNKLEVDFIGFIFYPKSPRYVLNHLSETEIKNIQGNFKKVGVFVNASEEDIMQTVENSGLDMVQLHGDEAPLFCEKIAEQVPVIKAFRLLNNDNILYKTTPYLEVVDYFMFDTNTEEFGGSGKKFDWNILRDLDVNKPFFMSGGIGGSDMDDIHLFSKQNVAKDLFSLDINSRFEISPGVKDIEKIGVFLNDLKRADI; via the coding sequence ATGAAAATTAAAGTTTGTGGAATGACACAACTGGCGCAAATTGAAGCCTTAAATAAATTAGAAGTTGATTTTATCGGATTTATATTTTACCCAAAATCACCTCGCTATGTCCTCAATCATTTATCAGAAACAGAAATAAAAAACATTCAAGGCAATTTTAAAAAAGTAGGCGTATTTGTGAATGCTTCTGAGGAGGACATCATGCAAACAGTAGAGAATTCCGGCTTAGATATGGTCCAGTTACATGGGGATGAAGCACCACTTTTTTGCGAAAAAATTGCAGAGCAAGTTCCTGTAATAAAGGCTTTTAGATTATTGAACAATGATAATATTCTGTATAAAACGACGCCTTATCTCGAAGTGGTAGATTATTTTATGTTTGATACAAATACCGAAGAATTTGGTGGCTCGGGGAAAAAGTTTGATTGGAATATATTAAGGGATCTGGATGTCAATAAACCCTTTTTTATGAGTGGCGGAATTGGCGGGTCTGATATGGATGACATTCATTTATTTAGCAAACAAAATGTGGCAAAAGACTTATTTTCGTTGGACATTAATAGCCGATTTGAAATATCTCCCGGCGTAAAGGATATAGAGAAAATCGGCGTATTTTTAAATGATTTAAAAAGGGCAGATATATGA
- the trpB gene encoding tryptophan synthase subunit beta yields MKKIEIDENGYYGNYGGAYIPEMLYPNVEELKSKYLEIMNDPSFQKEYQYLLKDYVGRPSPLYLAERLSEQVGSTIYLKREDLNHTGAHKINNAIGQVLLAQRLGKKRIIAETGAGQHGVATATVCALKGLQCIVYMGTVDIERQAPNVARMKMLGAKVVAARSGSQTLKDATNEAIRDWINHPEDTHYVIGSVVGPHPYPDMVARFQSIISEEIRWQLKEKTGSELPTHVIACVGGGSNAAGSFYHYLNEERVKLVAVEAAGCGVHSGKSAATTQLGTPGVLHGSKSILMQTADGQVVEPHSISAGLDYPGIGPLHAHLFESGRGIFLSATDEEALQEAFNLTRLEGIIPALESSHALAGLRKLNLSKKDVVVLCLSGRGDKDMDTYMKHLPK; encoded by the coding sequence ATGAAGAAAATTGAAATTGACGAAAACGGATATTACGGAAACTACGGCGGGGCTTACATCCCAGAAATGTTGTACCCCAATGTGGAAGAATTAAAATCGAAATATCTGGAAATAATGAACGATCCTTCTTTTCAGAAGGAGTATCAATATTTATTAAAAGATTATGTAGGCCGCCCTTCGCCATTGTATCTCGCTGAAAGATTAAGTGAGCAAGTAGGCAGCACTATTTATCTAAAAAGGGAAGATCTAAATCATACGGGTGCGCATAAAATAAACAATGCAATCGGGCAAGTTTTGCTGGCACAACGTTTGGGTAAAAAACGAATTATTGCAGAAACGGGTGCGGGACAACATGGCGTTGCTACGGCTACTGTTTGCGCACTTAAAGGTTTGCAGTGCATTGTGTATATGGGCACTGTGGATATTGAGCGACAAGCGCCAAATGTGGCGCGGATGAAAATGTTGGGCGCAAAAGTGGTGGCTGCCAGAAGTGGTAGTCAAACGTTGAAAGATGCGACCAATGAGGCTATCAGAGACTGGATTAATCATCCCGAAGACACCCACTATGTTATTGGTAGTGTAGTCGGCCCACATCCTTATCCTGATATGGTGGCTCGATTTCAAAGTATTATTAGTGAAGAAATTCGTTGGCAGTTAAAAGAAAAAACAGGGAGCGAACTGCCCACTCATGTCATTGCTTGTGTAGGTGGTGGCAGCAATGCAGCTGGTTCTTTTTACCATTATTTAAATGAAGAGCGTGTAAAGTTAGTTGCTGTTGAAGCAGCGGGTTGCGGTGTACATTCGGGTAAAAGTGCTGCGACAACACAATTGGGAACACCGGGAGTATTGCATGGCAGTAAAAGTATTTTGATGCAGACAGCTGATGGTCAGGTTGTGGAACCGCATAGCATTTCGGCAGGGCTGGATTATCCGGGTATTGGCCCTTTGCACGCACATTTGTTTGAATCGGGAAGGGGCATTTTCCTAAGCGCAACGGATGAAGAAGCCTTACAAGAAGCTTTTAATCTTACTCGCCTGGAAGGGATAATTCCTGCTCTGGAAAGCTCGCACGCTTTGGCTGGATTACGTAAATTAAATCTAAGTAAAAAAGATGTAGTAGTGCTTTGTTTAAGCGGTCGCGGCGATAAAGACATGGATACTTATATGAAACATTTGCCTAAATAA